The following proteins are co-located in the Pan troglodytes isolate AG18354 chromosome 5, NHGRI_mPanTro3-v2.0_pri, whole genome shotgun sequence genome:
- the PPIL6 gene encoding probable inactive peptidyl-prolyl cis-trans isomerase-like 6 isoform X9 has translation MARPQPCGPPHARCGSPSLPERPLQVKVVGLFSCPNFQIAKSAAENLKNNHPSKFEDPILVPLQEFAWHQYLQEKKRELKNETWEYSSSVISFVNGQFLGDALDLQKWAHEVWDIVDIKPSALYDALTEDFSAKFLRDTKHDFVFLDICIDSSPIGRLIFELYCDVCPKTCKNFQVLCTGKAGFSQRGIRLHYKNSIFHRIVQNGWIQGGDIVYGKGDNGESIYGPTFEEKAMKAIKLKTSFCRRKLCPDVVLDFTGFMTEPIKEIMKEICGYGKKDEG, from the exons ATGGCAAGGCCGCAGCCGTGCGGGCCCCCGCACGCTAGGTGCGGCTCGCCGTCGCTGCCGGAGCGGCCGCTGCAGGTGAAGGTGGTGGGGCTCTTCAGCTGCCCCAACTTTCAGATTGCGAAGAGCGCCGCTGAG AATCTGAAGAATAATCATCCATCCAAATTTGAAGATCCTATATTAGTTCCTCTTCAAGAATTTGCATGGCATCAATATCTACAGGAGAAAAAAAGG GAACTCAAAAATGAAACCTGGGAATATTCTTCCTCTGTGATTTCTTTTGTTAATGGTCAGTTTCTGGGTGATGCATTGGATCTGCAGAAATGGGCCCACGAGGTGTGGGATATAGTTGACATTAAACCCTCTGCACTTTATGACGCACTCACTGAGGATTTTTCCGCTAAATTCTTAAGAGACACCAAG CATGATTTCGTGTTTTTGGACATTTGTATTGATTCTTCTCCAATTGGAAGATTGATTTTTGAG CTATACTGTGATGTGTGTcccaaaacatgtaaaaattttcaGGTCTTGTGCACAGGAAAAGCAGGGTTTTCTCAACGTGGCATAAGACTACATTACAAAAATTCCATTTTTCATCGAATAGTACAGAATGGCTGGATACAAGGAGGGG ATATAGTGTATGGAAAAGGAGATAATGGAGAGTCGATTTATGGTCCAACATTTGAAG AAAAAGCCATGAAAGCCATCAAGCTCAAAACAAGTTTCTGCCGGAGAAAATTGTGCCCAGATGTTGTGCTTGACTTCACGGGATTTATGACAGAGCCcatcaaggaaatcatgaaagagatttGTGGATATGGCAAAAAAGATGAGGGGTGA
- the SMPD2 gene encoding sphingomyelin phosphodiesterase 2, whose protein sequence is MKPNFSLRLRIFNLNCWGIPYLSKHRANRMRRLGDFLNQESFDLALLEEVWSEQDFQYLRQKLSPTYPAAHHFRSGIIGSGLCVFSKHPIQELTQHIYTLNGYPYMIHHGDWFSGKAVGLLVLHLSGMVLNAYVTHLHAEYNRRKDIYLAHRVAQAWELAQFIHHTSKKADVVLLCGDLNMHPEDLGCCLLKEWTGLHDAYLETRDFKGSEEGNTMVPKNCYVSQQELKPFPFGVRIDYVLYKAVSGFYISCKSLETTTGFDPHSGTPLSDHEALMATLFVRHSPPQQNPSSTHGPAERSPLMCVLKEAWTELGLGMAQARWWATFASYVIGLGLLLLALLCVLAAGGGAGEAAILLWTPSVGLVLWAGAFYLFHVQEVNGLYRAQAELQHVLGRAREAQDLGPEPQPALLLGQQEGDRTKEQ, encoded by the exons ATGAAGCCCAACTTCTCCCTGCGACTGCGGATCTTCAACCTCAACTGCTG GGGCATTCCGTACTTGAGCAAGCACCGGGCCAACCGCATGAGGCGCCTGGGAGACTTTCTGAACCAGGAGAGCTTCGACCTGGCTTTGCTGGAGGAG GTGTGGAGTGAGCAGGACTTCCAGTACCTGAGACAGAAGCTGTCACCTACCTACCCAGCTGCACACCACTTCCGGAG CGGAATCATTGGCAGTGGCCTCTGTGTCTTCTCCAAACATCCAATCCAGGAGCTCACCCAGCACATCTACACTCTCAATGGCTACCCCTACATG ATCCATCATGGTGACTGGTTCAGTGGGAAGGCTGTGGGGCTGCTGGTGCTCCATCTAAGCGGCATGGTGCTCAACGCCTATGTGACCCAT CTCCATGCCGAATACAATCGACGGAAGGACATCTACCTAGCACATCGTGTGGCCCAAGCTTGGGAATTGGCCCAGTTCATCCA CCACACATCCAAGAAGGCAGACGTGGTTCTGTTGTGTGGAGACCTCAACATGCACCCAGAAGACCTGGGCTGCTGCCTGCTGAAGGAGTGGACAGGGCTTCATGATGCCTATCTTGAAACTCGGGACTTCAAG GGCTCTGAAGAAGGCAACACAATGGTACCCAAGAACTGCTACGTCAGCCAGCAGGAGCTGAAGCCATTTCCCTTTGGTGTCCGCATTGACTACGTGCTTTACAAG GCAGTTTCTGGGTTTTACATCTCCTGTAAGAGTCTTGAAACCACTACAGGCTTTGACCCTCACAGTGGCACCCCCCTCTCTGATCATGAAGCCCTGATGGCTACTCTGTTTGTGAGGCACAGCCCCCCACAGCAGAACCCCAGCTCTACCCACG GACCAGCAGAGAGGTCGCCGTTGATGTGTGTGCTAAAGGAGGCCTGGACGGAGCTGGGTCTGGGCATGGCTCAGGCTCGCTGGTGGGCCACCTTCGCTAGCTATGTGATTGGCCTGGGGCTGCTTCTCCTGGCACTGCTGTGTGTCCTGGCGGCTGGAGGAGGGGCCGGGGAAGCTGCCATACTGCTCTGGACCCCCAGTGTAGGGCTGGTGCTGTGGGCAGGTGCATTCTACCTCTTCCACGTACAGGAAGTCAATGGCTTATATAGGGCCCAGGCTGAGCTCCAGCATGTGCTAGGAAGGGCAAGGGAGGCCCAGGATCTGGGCCCAGAGCCTCAGCCAGCCCTACTCCTGGGGCAGCAGGAGGGGGACAGAACTAAAGAACAATAA